In the Leptospira sp. WS4.C2 genome, one interval contains:
- a CDS encoding DegT/DnrJ/EryC1/StrS family aminotransferase codes for MLTSRKTFLPFALPSISEDAIEEVAQVLRSGWVTSGPKVKQFEMEFGDFVGSKETIAVNSATAGLHLALEAIGLTANDAAITSSITFTATAEVVCYFGAEPILTDVDPIHNLMTPETLRGTIESKCQWNGKELKSKKTGKQIKAILPVHLAGYTCDMDGLMAIAKEYNLYVIEDAAHAFPAVHKDKMIGTWGDFTVFSFYATKGITTGEGGMVTTSHKVAAERIRKMRLHGINRDAFNRPGWYYEVVDAGYKYNMTDIAAALGVVQLKESHTFWERRTEIAKHYNEEFSSLKGIKLPKEDSNGIHSWHLYRIELDPKIAKVGRDSLVEELKERNIGTSLHFIPIFEHPYYKKTFQYNRKEYPNACQMYDRSVSLPLFAGMTKTDEKDVIDAVKGILG; via the coding sequence ATGCTCACATCTCGCAAAACCTTCCTACCGTTTGCACTTCCTTCGATTTCTGAAGATGCCATTGAAGAAGTAGCCCAAGTATTAAGGTCTGGATGGGTTACCTCCGGTCCCAAAGTCAAACAATTCGAGATGGAGTTTGGTGACTTTGTGGGAAGTAAAGAAACGATCGCCGTCAATTCTGCAACTGCTGGCCTGCACTTGGCTTTGGAAGCAATTGGCCTTACTGCAAATGACGCTGCTATCACAAGTTCCATCACATTCACGGCCACTGCCGAAGTGGTCTGTTATTTTGGGGCCGAACCGATTCTTACCGACGTAGATCCCATTCACAATTTGATGACCCCCGAAACTTTACGTGGAACCATCGAATCGAAGTGCCAATGGAACGGCAAAGAACTCAAAAGTAAAAAAACAGGGAAACAAATCAAAGCCATCCTTCCCGTTCATTTGGCTGGATACACCTGCGATATGGATGGGCTTATGGCCATCGCAAAAGAATATAATTTATATGTGATAGAAGATGCAGCCCATGCTTTTCCCGCAGTTCATAAAGATAAAATGATCGGAACCTGGGGCGACTTCACTGTGTTTAGTTTTTATGCCACCAAAGGAATTACCACAGGAGAAGGGGGAATGGTCACCACTTCTCATAAAGTGGCAGCGGAACGAATTCGCAAAATGCGACTTCATGGGATTAACCGTGATGCATTTAACCGCCCAGGTTGGTATTACGAAGTGGTAGATGCAGGTTACAAATACAATATGACGGATATTGCAGCGGCGTTAGGTGTTGTGCAATTAAAAGAATCTCATACTTTTTGGGAACGTAGAACCGAAATCGCAAAACATTATAACGAGGAATTTAGTTCCTTAAAAGGAATCAAACTTCCAAAAGAAGATTCAAATGGAATTCACAGTTGGCATCTTTATCGTATAGAATTAGATCCAAAAATTGCGAAAGTAGGTCGCGACAGTTTGGTGGAAGAATTAAAGGAAAGAAATATAGGCACAAGCCTTCACTTCATTCCTATCTTCGAACACCCCTATTATAAAAAAACCTTCCAATACAACAGAAAAGAATATCCGAACGCATGCCAAATGTATGATAGATCGGTTTCTCTACCTTTATTTGCTGGAATGACAAAAACTGATGAAAAAGATGTAATCGATGCGGTAAAAGGGATTTTAGGTTAA